The Candidatus Krumholzibacteriia bacterium genome segment AGCGATCATCCGACCACTTCCACGACCACGATCCTCGATCCCCACAGAGCTTCCACTTCCGCACCGGAAACCACGGTGAGCATCGGCGACGAGATCGCCATCGAGCGACTTCCACCGCGGAAGTGAGCGAAACGAATGTCGGCCTCGACCATCGAAGAACGCGCAGGACAGCGTTCGGACCGCGCGGTGCAGGACGCCGAGTGAATCCGACCACCGCAGAACCGGACCCAGCCGCGACCGAACCAACCCCGACGTCACTCCACGCGCTCGAACCCCACGCGGAACCTCGCTCCACCGTCCTCCCGGTTCTCCCACTCGACCTCGGACCCGTGGGCACGGGCGAGACGGTCGACGAGGGCGAGACCGAGACCGAGTCCGGCCGGTTGGTCCTCGTCGTCGCCGCGGCGGAAGGGTTCGAACAACGAGCGGGCCACGTCGTCGGGGATGCCGGGGCCGTGGTCGCGCACGGACAGATGGACACGCGATCCATTGGCCACTGCGGAGAGGTGGACGCGGCGGTCGTCGGAGGAACGGGAGTACTTCTCGGCGTTGTCGATCAGGTTGGTCACGATGTGTTCGACGGCGTCGGGATCGAAGCGAGCCGACGGCAGTGTCTCGGGCACGTCGACCTCGAGGGTCGCGCCGTGGCTCTCGAGGGCAGGGCCCAGCCGGGAGGCGACCTCGCGCAGGGTCGCGGCCAGATCCCCTTCGCGCATGCGCACGCCGCGGTCGCCGCGCTCGAGGCGGGTGAAGTCGAGGACGTTGGTCACCACGCGGGACAGCCTCTCGCTCTCGGCGGCGATGCGCCGGGCGTAGCGTTGCGAGCGGTCGGGGTCGTCGGCCACTCCTCCGAGCATCTCGCCGTACATGCGCAGGCCGGCCAGGGGCGTGCGCAGTTCGTGGGCGGCGGCCGCGGCGAAGCGCGAGCGTTCGCGGGCGACGCGCTCGGCGTTGAGCAGCAGGACGACCACGCTGATCGCGGCGATCAGGGCAGCGGCCGATCCGATCGCGAAGGAGCGGTAGAAGTCCGTCTCCACGCGTGCGGCGTCGACGCCGGCCAGGGCCACGGGACCGCTCACGTCGACGGCGATCTCCCACGTGGTGCAGTCGAGGGGCACCTCGGCCACCGCGACGGAGTCCTCGGTCCCGCCGGTGAAGGGACGCAGCACGGCCGGGAGCTCGGCGGATCGCAGCCAGTCGTGCACGGCCTGCGGCGACAGCACGAAGCCCTGCACGGCACCGTCGTCGCCCACGCGGCGCAGGGCCACGAGCAGCGGTTCGGCGAGTCCGTCCTCGAGACCGTGCCACTGGAACGATTCGGTTTCGACGAGTAGCCGACCGTCGTAGGTCGGATCCAGCGAGGCGACCGCCGAGCGCGACGGCGGCAACGGATCCCGCCCGCTGCGCGCCATGCGTTGCAGATCGTCGGCGTGGGGCCCCAGGACTTCGCGCCTCTCGCCGGCCCGCTGCAGACGATCGGCGTCGGGCACGATCTCGCCCAGGTCACCGAGGACGGGCACGCTCAGCCGGCCGCGCGGATCGATCTGGAAGTACACGTCGACGAAGGGATCGCGCGGTCCGGTGGCCAGCGGTGACGGCGTGCTCCCGGCGCACTGACAGTTCGACGTGGGGTCGTGGTAGGTGGCGTGGAAGTGATAGGGCGGTCGCTGCGACTCGCTGTCGCGCATGGCCTCGAGGCGGCCGACGAGACGATCGCTCAGCGCGCGGGCGACGGAGTGGCCCCGCTCCACCGGGCGCGCGCGGATCGAAGCCGCCTCGCGTTCGGCACTCGCCTGGCCCACCACGTACCAGGCGGTGCACGGCGCCGCGACGGCCACGAACACGAGCGTGATCGCGAGCCAGGTCCGGCGGGGGCGATGGACGATGCTCATGGTCCGCTCTCCGGGGGTGGACGTCAGTCCTGGTCTCCCCACGCGTATCCCACACCCTTCACGGTGACCACGATCGACGGCTGGCGGGGATCGCGCTCGATCTTCTGGCGCAGGTTGGCCACGCACATGTCGACCGTGCGGGTCTGAAGGTCTCCGGGCGCGTTCCACACGTGTTCGAGCAGCTCGGCCCGGCTCACGGCACGGCGCCGCTGGCGGTGCAGCAGCCGGATCAGGTTCGCCTCACGGGCGGTCAGGGTCTCGGTCCTGCCGTCGCGCTCGACGACGCAGCGGCCCAGGTCGAAGACGGCTCCGTCGGCCTCCAGACGCTCCGGCGTCGCTTCCACCGCCAGGCGTCGGCCGAGCGATTCGATCCGGGCCAGCAGCTCCTGGGTACCGAAGGGCTTGGTCACGTAGTCGTCGGCCCCGTGCCGCAGGCCGCGCACCTTGTCGGCCTCGTCGCCCCGCGCGGTCAGCATCAGGATCCCCATCTGCGGTCGCACCTCGCGCAGTCGACGACACACCTCCCATCCGTCGAGGCGCGGCAGCATGAGATCGAGGACGACGAGGTCGAAGTCGGTGTCGAGTCCGGTCCGCACGGCGGCCTCGCCGTCGGCGGCATCGGTCACGTCGTGCCCCTCGCTCTCGAGCAGGTCGACGAGTCCCTCGCGGAGGGTCGGTTCGTCTTCGACGACGAGGATGCGCATGGGGCCTCGGACGGCGGACGGCCGGGAGCCGGGTCTTCCCGGACGGAAGCGTACGGCCGGTTCGCGGAGCGAACCGTCAAGCAGACGTAAAAGGCGATCCTACTCGATGCACGAGACGACGGGCCCCCGAATCGCAGATCGGGGGCCCGATGACGGCGCGGGACGGACGGCGGATCACCGCCCGGCCCGGCTCAACTCCCGCACCACCCGGCCGTACTCGTGGTCGCTGTCGATCGTCTCGGCGGTGCGCAGGAAGGCCTCGCGCACCGGCTCCGAACCGGCCGCGGCGTCGACGAAGGCGCGCAATGCACGGGCCTTCTCGAAGTCGCTGTCGATCATCGCGACCACGTCGAGGGCCTCGATCACCATGGTCTCGTCGTCGCCGAGTCGTGGCGCGAGGGCGGCGACGAGTCGTGCCTTCTCGAAGTCACTGTCGATGTCCTCGATCGTCCGCCACATCTCGGCGCGGGCGTCGGGGTCGTCCAGTGCCAGCGGAAGGGCGTCGACGAGCACGCGTGTCTTCTCGAAGTCGCTGTCCATGCCGTCGGCGACTTCGAAGAAGGAACCTTCCAGACGTCCGTCGCGGAGGTCGTCCCGGGACATCAGGGCGAGCACGCGCGCCTTCTCGAAATCACTGTCGAGGTCGTCGGTCAGGACGAGCAACCGCGACAGCACCGACGGATCCAGATCGCCGAGTTCGATGGCCATGCGCAGGGCGCGCCCGCGCTCGAAGTCGCTGTCGAGCGAACCGATCAGCCCGGCCACGCCGTCGCCCAGATCGGGGTCGGCCAGCAGCAGCTCCAGGTTGTCGGTCACCACGCGTGCCTTCTCGAAGTCGCTGTCGATCGAGCGGGGGATCTCGGCGAGCACGCGCTCGCGGTCCTCGTCCGACAACGACGGGTGCCGGAGCAGCGCCGACCAGTGCCGAGCCGCGGCATGGTCGGACTCGAGGGCTTCGATCCGGCCCACGGCGGTGCCCACGCCTCCTTCGTCGAGCCAGCGGCCGATGCGGGCGTCGGTCCCGATGCCGGCCTGCACCATGAAGGTGCTCAGGGCCTCGGAGAACCACGCCCGGGCGTCGTCGTCCACCTCCGTGGAGCGGCCGTTCTCGAAGTACGTCCGCTCCACCCGACCGTCGCGGTCGCGCTCGATCTCCATGCGGTGGCGCTCGCCGTCGCGCTCGGCCCGCAGATCGAAGTACGAGCCGTCGTCGAGGAGCTCGACGTCGCTCTCGTCGTCGGCGAAGCGCAGCCGGCCGTCCATCTGCACCTCGAGTTCGAAGTCGTCCCGGCGGTAGGTCCATTCGCCGTGGCGCGTGACGACCTCGAGTTCGTCGCCGCCGCTCTCGAAGAGCACGTGGTCGCGGACGCGGAGGTCCATGCGATCGCCGCGGACGAGCACGCGACCGGCGACGGTGGGTGCCAGGGGCGCACGCGGCGCCGGCGCCTCCACGGCGAAGGGGCCCTCGACCTCCACGGCGCGCGGAGGATCCGGCGGGGCGGCTTCGAGGGCATCGGGCTCGAGCATCGCGAGAGGCACCAGCAGGAACAGTGCGAGGCCCACGAGCGCGAGTCGGGCCGTTCGCGCGGTCCGCCGCGACCGTGGCCCGTCGTCGAGCAGCGAATCCATGCGTTCGCCCAGCTCGCTGCGCCGCGCCATCCCGATGCTGGCCGTGGCCAGCCGCGAATCGGCCCGCAGCGTCCGCGCCATGTCGAGCAGGTGTCCGGCGTAGGTCGACGCGCGCGAACCGGCCAGGAGCACGCGGTCGTCACAGGCGCGTTCGCGCTCCAGACGCATCCGCGCGGCGGTGATCCACGGCAGGGGATGGAACCAGAAGAGCGCGCAGCCGATCTGGGCCAGGACCTGCGTCAGGACGTCGCGGCGTTGCACGTGGGCGAACTCGTGGCGCAGCACGTCGAGGCGACGCTCGGTGGACCACGTGTTCGCGTCGGCTGGCAACAGGACCTTCGGGCGGGTGATTCCCCAGGTCAGCGGGGTGAGTGACGCCCGGGTCGTCAGCAGCGGGGGAACCCGCCGCAGGCCGACCTCGTCGGCCGCGCGGGCGGCCAGATCCCGCCACGTGGGGTCGTCGACCACACGGCTCCGGCGTTCCAGCGCGCGGACCTGCCACCGACCGACGAGCAGCCGCCCGGCGACGAGCAGGACCCCGCATTCCCAGAGCAACAGTGCCCACACCCACGGCGACCACGCGCGCACCGGCTCGAGCACGCGCTCGACGAGACCGGGCGCCGGATCGGCCGTCGCGGTGGGGTCGGGGAACGAGATCGTGTCCGGGACGAAGTGGAGCCGCGCCGGAGTGACCTCTACGGGCAAGGGGTCGGTCGGACCCGGCCACGGCGTCGCCGCGACCTCCTGGGTCGACGCATCGCGCGCGGGCACGCCGATCCCGTCGATCGACCAGCCGGGCAGGGCCACTTCGAGCACCGGCAGGCAGAGCAGCCCCACGACCGCGGCCGTCCACAGCAGGTGACGGGTCGACGCCGCCGCGCGGCGCAGGACGCGCGCTCCGGCGACTGCGAGGACCAGCAGGACGAGGGCCTTCAGCGACACGGACAGCAGCAGCACGCCCCAGTTCTCCGCCAGGGTCTGCACGTCGAGTGCACCGATCATCAGCGTCCCTCCTCGCGGGCCCGGTCGATCAGGTCGGCCAGGCGATCGAGTTCCTCGTCGGACAGGTCCGTCGAGTCGAGGTCGAGCAGCGTGGCGACCACCTGCTCGCGGGAATTACCGAAGAAGTTCTCGAGCACGCCGTGCAGGGCGCTGCGGGCGGCCCTCTCGCGCGGCACGGTGGGCGAGAACACGTAGCGCTGTCCGTCGCGCCGGTGGGTCG includes the following:
- a CDS encoding response regulator transcription factor, encoding MRILVVEDEPTLREGLVDLLESEGHDVTDAADGEAAVRTGLDTDFDLVVLDLMLPRLDGWEVCRRLREVRPQMGILMLTARGDEADKVRGLRHGADDYVTKPFGTQELLARIESLGRRLAVEATPERLEADGAVFDLGRCVVERDGRTETLTAREANLIRLLHRQRRRAVSRAELLEHVWNAPGDLQTRTVDMCVANLRQKIERDPRQPSIVVTVKGVGYAWGDQD
- a CDS encoding HAMP domain-containing sensor histidine kinase; the encoded protein is MSIVHRPRRTWLAITLVFVAVAAPCTAWYVVGQASAEREAASIRARPVERGHSVARALSDRLVGRLEAMRDSESQRPPYHFHATYHDPTSNCQCAGSTPSPLATGPRDPFVDVYFQIDPRGRLSVPVLGDLGEIVPDADRLQRAGERREVLGPHADDLQRMARSGRDPLPPSRSAVASLDPTYDGRLLVETESFQWHGLEDGLAEPLLVALRRVGDDGAVQGFVLSPQAVHDWLRSAELPAVLRPFTGGTEDSVAVAEVPLDCTTWEIAVDVSGPVALAGVDAARVETDFYRSFAIGSAAALIAAISVVVLLLNAERVARERSRFAAAAAHELRTPLAGLRMYGEMLGGVADDPDRSQRYARRIAAESERLSRVVTNVLDFTRLERGDRGVRMREGDLAATLREVASRLGPALESHGATLEVDVPETLPSARFDPDAVEHIVTNLIDNAEKYSRSSDDRRVHLSAVANGSRVHLSVRDHGPGIPDDVARSLFEPFRRGDDEDQPAGLGLGLALVDRLARAHGSEVEWENREDGGARFRVGFERVE
- a CDS encoding BlaI/MecI/CopY family transcriptional regulator yields the protein MVRRPDSAPLAALSRRERQIMDILFRLEHATAAEVRENLPDPPSYSAVRSHLRILEEKGHATHRRDGQRYVFSPTVPRERAARSALHGVLENFFGNSREQVVATLLDLDSTDLSDEELDRLADLIDRAREEGR
- a CDS encoding M56 family metallopeptidase, which translates into the protein MIGALDVQTLAENWGVLLLSVSLKALVLLVLAVAGARVLRRAAASTRHLLWTAAVVGLLCLPVLEVALPGWSIDGIGVPARDASTQEVAATPWPGPTDPLPVEVTPARLHFVPDTISFPDPTATADPAPGLVERVLEPVRAWSPWVWALLLWECGVLLVAGRLLVGRWQVRALERRSRVVDDPTWRDLAARAADEVGLRRVPPLLTTRASLTPLTWGITRPKVLLPADANTWSTERRLDVLRHEFAHVQRRDVLTQVLAQIGCALFWFHPLPWITAARMRLERERACDDRVLLAGSRASTYAGHLLDMARTLRADSRLATASIGMARRSELGERMDSLLDDGPRSRRTARTARLALVGLALFLLVPLAMLEPDALEAAPPDPPRAVEVEGPFAVEAPAPRAPLAPTVAGRVLVRGDRMDLRVRDHVLFESGGDELEVVTRHGEWTYRRDDFELEVQMDGRLRFADDESDVELLDDGSYFDLRAERDGERHRMEIERDRDGRVERTYFENGRSTEVDDDARAWFSEALSTFMVQAGIGTDARIGRWLDEGGVGTAVGRIEALESDHAAARHWSALLRHPSLSDEDRERVLAEIPRSIDSDFEKARVVTDNLELLLADPDLGDGVAGLIGSLDSDFERGRALRMAIELGDLDPSVLSRLLVLTDDLDSDFEKARVLALMSRDDLRDGRLEGSFFEVADGMDSDFEKTRVLVDALPLALDDPDARAEMWRTIEDIDSDFEKARLVAALAPRLGDDETMVIEALDVVAMIDSDFEKARALRAFVDAAAGSEPVREAFLRTAETIDSDHEYGRVVRELSRAGR